The Alteripontixanthobacter sp. genome has a window encoding:
- a CDS encoding right-handed parallel beta-helix repeat-containing protein, with protein sequence MENSARNQSVRNTSPQAQASRPSLLIAGAIAALAVAAIPAAALLAQGPARSAAFTVVESGQGYDRLQDAVDAIGDGSGSIAIAPGTYRQCAVQEGGSIAYLASEPGASVFDGVTCEGKAALVLRGRDAQISGLVFRRMAVPDFNGAGIRLEQGNLMVAQSWFMDSQQGILTANDPSGQIVIDKSTFSGLGTCEGSGGCAHSVYIGDYGQLRITRSRFERGTGGHYVKARARVVEVAESSFDDARGRGTNYMIDLPEGSRGQITNNWFVQGQDKENYSAFIAVAAEGGKHGAQGLQIAGNDARFAPSVRRSSAFVADWSGDEIAIGPNTLAPGLERFERR encoded by the coding sequence ATGGAAAACTCCGCCCGAAACCAGTCCGTCCGCAATACGTCCCCGCAGGCCCAGGCAAGTCGTCCGTCCCTGCTCATCGCCGGGGCCATCGCCGCCCTGGCCGTTGCCGCAATACCTGCCGCCGCGCTGTTGGCGCAGGGTCCGGCCCGCTCGGCAGCCTTTACCGTGGTGGAAAGCGGGCAGGGGTACGACCGATTGCAGGATGCGGTCGATGCGATCGGCGATGGCAGTGGTTCGATCGCGATTGCGCCGGGCACCTATCGCCAATGCGCGGTGCAGGAGGGCGGCTCGATCGCCTATCTCGCCAGCGAGCCGGGCGCGTCCGTTTTCGACGGCGTAACCTGCGAAGGCAAGGCGGCGCTGGTGCTGCGCGGGCGCGATGCGCAAATTTCCGGATTGGTGTTCCGCCGCATGGCGGTGCCCGATTTCAACGGTGCTGGTATCCGGCTGGAACAGGGCAACCTGATGGTTGCGCAAAGCTGGTTCATGGATAGCCAGCAGGGCATTCTCACTGCGAACGACCCATCGGGGCAAATCGTGATCGACAAATCGACTTTCTCGGGCCTTGGCACATGCGAAGGTTCGGGCGGCTGTGCCCATTCGGTCTATATTGGCGATTACGGCCAGCTGCGGATTACCCGGTCGCGCTTCGAGCGCGGCACTGGCGGCCATTACGTCAAGGCGCGCGCGCGTGTCGTGGAAGTGGCCGAAAGCAGTTTCGACGATGCCCGGGGGCGCGGGACCAATTACATGATCGACCTGCCCGAAGGATCGCGCGGCCAGATTACCAATAACTGGTTCGTGCAGGGGCAGGACAAGGAAAATTACTCCGCCTTCATCGCCGTGGCGGCGGAAGGCGGAAAGCACGGCGCGCAAGGCTTGCAGATCGCCGGCAACGATGCGCGTTTCGCGCCCTCTGTGCGGCGCAGCAGCGCATTCGTGGCCGATTGGTCGGGTGACGAGATCGCCATCGGACCCAACACGCTGGCGCCCGGGCTGGAGCGCTTCGAGCGCCGCTGA
- the arfB gene encoding alternative ribosome rescue aminoacyl-tRNA hydrolase ArfB — translation MADTLDEVIQRAHSLAEESFVAGSGPGGQNANKVATEVQLRVNAYALRLPQAVFARLRRIAGSKLIASGDILIVAREHRTQEANRQLARDKLAELLGAAWHAPKRRAKSRVNRLGKVKRLKAKKVRGEVKAKRGKVSRSDW, via the coding sequence ATGGCTGATACGCTGGACGAGGTGATCCAGCGGGCCCATTCGCTGGCCGAGGAAAGCTTCGTCGCGGGCAGCGGGCCGGGCGGGCAGAACGCCAACAAGGTCGCCACCGAAGTGCAGCTGCGCGTCAACGCCTATGCGCTGCGCCTGCCGCAAGCCGTGTTCGCACGGCTGCGGCGAATCGCAGGCTCCAAACTGATTGCCAGCGGCGATATTCTGATCGTGGCGCGCGAACATCGAACGCAGGAAGCCAACCGCCAACTCGCCCGGGACAAACTCGCCGAACTGCTGGGGGCAGCATGGCACGCCCCCAAACGCCGCGCCAAATCGCGCGTCAACCGGCTGGGCAAGGTCAAACGGCTAAAAGCCAAAAAGGTCCGCGGCGAGGTCAAGGCGAAGCGCGGCAAGGTGTCTCGCAGCGACTGGTAG
- the xth gene encoding exodeoxyribonuclease III, producing the protein MSSNKVSVASWNINSVRLRMPIVERFLTEQAPDVLCLQEIKTVEETFPFEAFNALGYTHHAVHGQKGYHGVATVSRLPLREFSRHDWQDNGEARHVGVELVDHDMVIENVYVPAGGDIPDREKNMKFGQKLDFLERMTRWAEQVERPSLIVGDFNIAPLESDVWSHKQLLKVVSHTPLEVETLDRFKSAHGWTDIGREFIRDPDRYYSWWSYRAKDHTKGDRGRRLDHMWASPELARQATGHSVHEDARGWEKPSDHVPLVTEFDL; encoded by the coding sequence ATGTCGTCGAACAAAGTCTCCGTAGCATCCTGGAACATCAATTCCGTCCGCCTTCGCATGCCCATCGTGGAGCGGTTTCTGACCGAGCAGGCGCCCGACGTGCTCTGCCTGCAGGAAATCAAGACGGTGGAGGAAACCTTTCCGTTCGAAGCGTTCAATGCGCTGGGTTACACCCATCACGCGGTGCATGGGCAAAAGGGTTATCACGGGGTGGCTACCGTCAGCCGCCTGCCGCTCCGCGAATTTTCGCGCCATGACTGGCAGGATAATGGCGAAGCGCGGCATGTCGGAGTAGAGCTGGTCGATCACGATATGGTGATCGAAAACGTCTATGTTCCGGCGGGCGGCGACATTCCCGACCGCGAAAAGAACATGAAATTCGGCCAGAAGCTGGATTTTCTCGAACGCATGACTCGCTGGGCGGAGCAGGTCGAGCGGCCCAGCCTGATTGTCGGCGATTTCAACATCGCACCGCTGGAAAGCGACGTGTGGAGCCACAAGCAGCTGCTCAAGGTCGTCAGCCACACCCCGCTCGAGGTCGAGACGCTCGACCGGTTCAAATCGGCCCATGGCTGGACCGATATCGGGCGCGAATTTATCCGCGATCCGGACCGCTATTACAGCTGGTGGAGCTACCGCGCGAAGGATCACACCAAGGGCGACCGGGGTCGGCGGCTCGACCACATGTGGGCCAGTCCCGAGCTTGCCAGGCAAGCGACCGGGCACAGCGTCCATGAGGATGCGCGCGGGTGGGAAAAACCTTCCGACCATGTGCCCCTCGTCACCGAGTTCGACCTGTGA
- a CDS encoding N-acetyltransferase yields the protein MTAIAIRPEEPGDEAAIHALTQAAFRDMPFSDGSEPDLVDRLRADGDLALSLVAVNMDEAIVGHIAFSPVAIADGSAGWFQLSPVSVIPSGQRSGIGSALILRGLADLRASGAKGCVLLGDPEYYGRFGFEHDPALELPGYPPSALRRLVFEGDPPTGRVSLPPAYSLAE from the coding sequence ATGACTGCTATCGCGATCCGGCCCGAAGAGCCGGGGGACGAAGCCGCCATTCACGCTCTGACCCAGGCCGCATTTCGCGATATGCCGTTCAGCGATGGCAGCGAACCGGACCTGGTCGATCGGCTGCGCGCCGATGGCGATCTGGCGCTAAGCCTGGTCGCGGTGAATATGGACGAGGCCATAGTCGGCCATATCGCCTTTTCTCCTGTAGCAATCGCAGATGGGTCGGCTGGCTGGTTCCAGCTCAGTCCGGTTTCTGTCATCCCTTCGGGCCAACGCAGCGGAATTGGCAGCGCGCTGATCTTGCGCGGCTTGGCCGATTTGCGCGCAAGCGGCGCAAAGGGCTGCGTTTTGCTGGGCGACCCGGAATATTACGGTCGGTTCGGGTTCGAGCACGACCCTGCGCTGGAACTTCCCGGCTACCCGCCATCGGCGTTGCGGCGACTGGTGTTCGAGGGCGATCCACCCACAGGCCGGGTTTCCCTGCCGCCGGCCTACTCGCTCGCAGAATGA
- the asd gene encoding archaetidylserine decarboxylase (Phosphatidylserine decarboxylase is synthesized as a single chain precursor. Generation of the pyruvoyl active site from a Ser is coupled to cleavage of a Gly-Ser bond between the larger (beta) and smaller (alpha chains). It is an integral membrane protein.), which translates to MSSPFIWLQHALPQLGLTRFAGSIAASEKPWLRDRLIRRFVAAYDVDMAEAQKSLGEFASFNDFFTRALKPGARPLADPATHVLCPADGAVSQLGRIEDGKILQAKGHLYTVSELLGGDEAMAERFRKGDFITIYLSPRDYHRVHMPVTGTLESTAYVPGDLFSVNTTTAAAVPGLFARNERLVCRFDTDLGAVASVMVGAMIVAGIETVWGGRVEPPERGRGKRVVTEQPSGPVQLAAGDEMGRFLLGSTVVLLFEEGQVQFAPELQAGSVVRMGQEIASKLHSASE; encoded by the coding sequence ATGAGCAGTCCGTTCATCTGGCTTCAGCATGCCCTCCCGCAACTCGGCCTGACCCGTTTTGCCGGCAGCATTGCTGCGAGCGAGAAGCCATGGCTGCGCGACCGTCTTATCCGGCGCTTCGTCGCCGCTTACGATGTCGATATGGCAGAGGCCCAGAAAAGCCTGGGCGAGTTTGCCAGCTTCAACGATTTTTTCACCCGCGCTCTGAAGCCCGGAGCGCGGCCGCTGGCCGATCCGGCGACCCACGTGCTGTGTCCCGCCGATGGCGCGGTCAGCCAGCTAGGCCGGATCGAGGATGGCAAGATTCTTCAGGCCAAGGGGCACCTTTATACGGTAAGCGAACTGCTCGGCGGCGATGAGGCCATGGCGGAGCGCTTCCGCAAGGGCGATTTCATCACGATCTATCTCAGCCCTAGAGACTATCACCGCGTCCACATGCCGGTAACGGGCACTCTGGAATCGACCGCCTATGTTCCCGGCGACCTGTTTTCGGTCAACACTACCACTGCTGCGGCGGTACCCGGCCTGTTTGCGCGCAACGAGCGGCTGGTCTGCCGCTTCGATACCGATCTGGGCGCGGTGGCCAGCGTGATGGTCGGCGCGATGATCGTGGCAGGGATCGAAACAGTCTGGGGCGGGCGGGTCGAGCCGCCCGAACGCGGCCGGGGCAAGCGCGTGGTCACCGAGCAGCCATCCGGTCCGGTGCAGCTCGCCGCGGGCGACGAGATGGGCCGTTTCCTGCTCGGTTCGACCGTGGTGCTTCTGTTCGAGGAAGGACAGGTGCAATTTGCACCCGAGCTACAGGCAGGCAGCGTGGTCCGTATGGGGCAGGAAATCGCGAGTAAGCTTCATTCTGCGAGCGAGTAG
- a CDS encoding acyl-CoA dehydrogenase family protein gives MHNAHLIPSDKGMDADTFAQFMEQLERYVRERLIPAEEQVIADDRIPDDLLDEMREMGLFGLTMPEEYGGSGMNIPQYVETIRVLSYALPAYRSITSINLGMVCSALKNSGTDEQKSEWLPRLAAGEIACFGLTEPGSGSDSAAMATTAKRSGNGYVLNGSKRYITNAPHAKLGLIMARTNDEALPRNAHVSAFLVDMDSAGISVGKPDRKMGQSGSHIADIYLDDVQVDGNALLGGDEGKGFATAMQSLDNGRLSVAAAGAGYARRILDTALKYAGERKAFGEPISQFQLIQAMLADSQVEIYAAECMIRDASALANDGKAIIQAASAKVFSSEMCNRVADRCVQIHGGAGYLAEYEAERFYRDSRIYTIYEGTTQILQLVIAKNMLREFASGAAA, from the coding sequence ATGCATAATGCCCACCTCATTCCCAGCGACAAGGGGATGGACGCCGATACGTTCGCGCAGTTCATGGAACAGCTGGAACGCTATGTTCGCGAGCGGCTGATCCCGGCGGAAGAGCAGGTCATTGCCGACGACCGTATTCCAGACGATCTGCTGGATGAAATGCGCGAGATGGGGCTGTTCGGGCTTACCATGCCGGAAGAATATGGCGGCAGCGGCATGAACATCCCGCAATATGTCGAGACCATCCGCGTGCTCAGCTACGCACTGCCGGCCTATCGCTCGATCACCTCGATCAATCTGGGCATGGTGTGCAGCGCGCTGAAGAATTCCGGCACTGACGAGCAGAAGAGCGAATGGCTGCCGCGTCTGGCAGCAGGCGAGATCGCATGCTTCGGCCTGACCGAGCCGGGCAGCGGCAGCGACAGCGCCGCGATGGCGACGACTGCGAAGCGCAGCGGCAACGGCTATGTTCTGAACGGTTCCAAACGCTACATCACCAACGCGCCGCACGCCAAGCTCGGCCTGATCATGGCGCGCACCAATGACGAGGCGCTGCCGCGCAACGCCCATGTCAGCGCATTTCTGGTGGACATGGATTCGGCCGGGATTTCGGTCGGCAAACCGGACCGCAAGATGGGCCAGTCCGGCAGCCATATCGCCGACATCTATCTCGACGATGTGCAGGTGGACGGCAATGCGCTGCTGGGGGGCGATGAAGGCAAGGGCTTCGCCACCGCCATGCAAAGCCTCGACAATGGCCGCCTGTCGGTTGCCGCGGCAGGCGCTGGCTATGCCCGGCGCATCCTCGACACGGCGCTGAAATATGCCGGTGAGCGCAAGGCGTTTGGAGAGCCGATTTCGCAGTTTCAGCTGATCCAGGCGATGCTGGCCGACAGCCAGGTCGAAATCTACGCCGCCGAGTGCATGATCCGCGATGCCAGCGCGCTGGCCAATGACGGCAAGGCGATCATCCAAGCCGCCAGTGCCAAGGTTTTCTCCAGCGAAATGTGCAATCGGGTGGCCGATCGCTGCGTCCAAATACATGGCGGCGCGGGCTATCTGGCGGAATACGAGGCCGAACGCTTCTACCGCGACAGCCGGATCTACACGATCTACGAAGGCACCACGCAGATCCTGCAGCTGGTGATCGCCAAGAACATGCTGCGCGAATTTGCGAGTGGAGCCGCCGCCTGA
- the ribA gene encoding GTP cyclohydrolase II translates to MDALRHGWPIAFGSGRILLPVETAIAADAKSDRMLISDARAATLKLTNQRAAAQPHAPVLIHGAEPFDLAAALPIADPALDLASPLKGPFKAEPLEWQDDAAAALELARLAGILPAFMVDPDNAGEAQPISAADLEAWRGGQNLAIATRARLPIAAAPDAEIIAFRSSDDTREHVALVIGRRSGDNPPLVRLHSECLTGDILGSLKCDCGPQLDAALDAMARDSRERDGWGVLLYLRQEGRGIGLINKLRAYRLQDQGFDTVDANTRLGLPDEARDFPVAARMLELMGIGRIRLMTNNPNKVVALQNRGIDVLERVSHQLPENPHNRRYLATKRDRHGHILR, encoded by the coding sequence ATCGATGCGCTGCGCCACGGCTGGCCGATCGCATTTGGCAGCGGCAGAATCCTGCTACCGGTCGAGACGGCAATTGCAGCCGACGCCAAATCGGACCGCATGCTGATTTCGGACGCGCGGGCCGCCACGCTCAAACTGACCAACCAACGCGCGGCCGCGCAGCCCCATGCCCCGGTGCTGATCCACGGAGCCGAGCCTTTCGATCTGGCGGCGGCGCTGCCGATTGCCGACCCGGCGCTGGATTTGGCGAGCCCGCTTAAAGGTCCATTCAAGGCCGAGCCGCTGGAATGGCAGGACGATGCCGCCGCCGCGCTGGAGCTCGCGCGGCTGGCCGGTATCCTGCCCGCCTTCATGGTCGATCCGGACAATGCCGGCGAAGCGCAGCCGATTTCCGCCGCCGATCTGGAAGCATGGCGCGGCGGACAAAATCTCGCCATCGCCACCCGCGCAAGGCTGCCGATTGCCGCCGCGCCTGACGCGGAAATCATCGCCTTTCGCTCTTCCGACGATACGCGCGAACATGTAGCGCTTGTCATCGGGCGGCGCTCGGGCGACAATCCGCCGCTGGTGCGGCTGCACAGCGAATGCCTGACCGGCGATATACTCGGCAGCCTGAAATGCGATTGCGGGCCGCAACTGGATGCCGCGCTGGACGCGATGGCGCGAGATTCGCGCGAGCGGGACGGCTGGGGCGTTTTGCTTTATTTGCGCCAGGAAGGCAGGGGGATAGGATTAATCAATAAGTTGCGGGCATACCGCCTGCAGGATCAGGGATTCGACACCGTGGACGCGAATACGCGCCTCGGTCTGCCTGATGAAGCGCGTGATTTTCCCGTCGCCGCGCGCATGTTGGAATTGATGGGAATCGGGCGAATTCGCTTAATGACGAATAATCCGAACAAAGTCGTCGCATTGCAAAACAGGGGCATCGATGTGTTGGAAAGAGTGAGCCACCAACTACCGGAAAATCCGCATAACCGCCGCTATTTGGCGACCAAGCGCGACCGTCACGGACATATTCTGAGATGA
- the rpmG gene encoding 50S ribosomal protein L33 — protein sequence MAKSATVKIKLVSTADTGFYYVTKKNPRNITEKMTFRKYDPVVRKHVEFKEAKIK from the coding sequence ATGGCGAAGTCCGCAACCGTCAAGATCAAGCTCGTCAGCACGGCCGATACGGGCTTCTATTACGTGACCAAGAAGAACCCGCGCAACATCACGGAAAAGATGACCTTCCGCAAATACGACCCCGTCGTGCGCAAGCATGTCGAGTTCAAGGAAGCCAAGATCAAGTAA
- a CDS encoding DksA/TraR family C4-type zinc finger protein, whose product MAGGWTRDGAVQDQIDDSVNDAVAAARARMPSGPGAEYCEDCGEDIPQKRRLALPATRTCVSCQAARDGQVRHSNFNRRGSKDSQLR is encoded by the coding sequence ATGGCAGGCGGATGGACGCGCGATGGCGCGGTTCAGGATCAGATCGACGATAGTGTGAACGATGCGGTGGCAGCGGCGCGGGCGCGTATGCCCAGCGGGCCGGGCGCCGAATATTGCGAGGATTGCGGCGAGGATATTCCGCAAAAGCGGCGGCTCGCCTTGCCCGCGACGCGCACCTGTGTTTCATGCCAGGCTGCGCGAGATGGGCAGGTCCGTCATTCCAATTTCAATCGCCGCGGCAGCAAGGATTCCCAGCTTAGATGA
- a CDS encoding RNA pseudouridine synthase: protein MIDIIFEDGEAVVIDKPAGLSIDRPRKGGPSLADHLDGLRLGFKRRPLAVHRLDTDTSGCLLLARNPKAHKRFTQAFQDRLVGKTYLGIVDGEPEGEEGTIDLALTKVSTKEEGWRMVHDPAGKPSVTHWRVLGRHDGRTLVEFRPETGRTHQIRIHALEGLGHPLAGDPVYGSGHAIGAGRTMLHASAIRVEREGKPPVEAAAPRPRDFALLGFRQEPDDG, encoded by the coding sequence ATGATCGATATCATCTTCGAGGATGGCGAGGCGGTGGTGATCGACAAGCCTGCTGGCCTGTCCATCGACCGTCCGCGCAAGGGCGGCCCTTCGCTTGCCGATCATCTGGACGGGCTTCGGCTGGGCTTCAAGCGCCGTCCGCTGGCGGTTCACCGGCTGGATACGGATACCAGCGGCTGCCTGCTGCTGGCGCGCAATCCCAAGGCGCATAAGCGTTTCACCCAGGCGTTTCAGGACCGCCTGGTGGGCAAGACCTATCTCGGCATTGTCGACGGTGAACCCGAAGGCGAGGAAGGCACTATCGACCTGGCGCTGACCAAGGTTTCCACCAAGGAAGAGGGCTGGCGCATGGTTCACGATCCCGCAGGCAAGCCTTCGGTCACCCATTGGCGCGTACTGGGCCGCCACGATGGCCGCACGCTGGTGGAATTCCGCCCCGAAACCGGGCGCACCCACCAGATCCGCATTCACGCGCTGGAAGGGCTGGGCCATCCGCTGGCGGGGGATCCGGTGTATGGCAGCGGTCATGCGATCGGTGCGGGCCGAACGATGCTCCATGCCAGCGCGATTCGGGTGGAGCGAGAGGGCAAGCCCCCGGTCGAAGCCGCCGCGCCGCGCCCGCGCGATTTCGCGCTGCTCGGCTTCAGGCAAGAGCCGGACGATGGCTGA
- a CDS encoding outer membrane lipoprotein carrier protein LolA, giving the protein MNRPLRTAFAAALALSLPAAGMLALPAPAEAQSSAGDLDRAVSALRGISTMKANFVQTDRLGQSVNGVLTLKRPGKIRFQYEKSVPMLIVSNGKSLYYVDYEVNQVQRWPIQKSPLGALLDPGRDVKKYGKLVPTNNSRVVSIEVRDPSRPEFGVITMIFVRKPSAPGGLELASWVALDSQNQRTTVRLNNHRYGASVADSAFRFRDPRRSSRRPG; this is encoded by the coding sequence ATGAACAGGCCCCTGCGCACGGCTTTTGCCGCCGCGCTCGCGCTTTCCCTGCCCGCTGCCGGAATGCTGGCGCTGCCTGCCCCGGCGGAGGCGCAATCCTCCGCTGGCGATCTGGACCGCGCCGTTTCGGCGCTGCGCGGCATTTCCACGATGAAAGCCAATTTCGTCCAGACCGACCGGCTTGGCCAGTCGGTAAATGGTGTTTTGACGCTGAAGCGCCCGGGCAAGATCCGTTTCCAATATGAAAAAAGCGTGCCGATGCTGATCGTCAGCAACGGCAAGTCGCTCTATTATGTGGATTACGAGGTCAACCAGGTCCAGCGCTGGCCGATCCAGAAATCGCCGCTTGGCGCGCTGCTCGATCCCGGTCGCGACGTAAAGAAATACGGCAAGCTGGTGCCGACGAACAATTCGCGCGTCGTCAGTATCGAAGTGCGCGATCCCTCGCGTCCCGAATTCGGTGTGATCACGATGATTTTCGTGCGCAAGCCATCGGCCCCGGGCGGGCTGGAACTGGCCAGCTGGGTCGCACTCGATTCGCAGAACCAGCGCACCACCGTGCGGCTCAACAACCATCGCTACGGCGCCAGCGTTGCCGACAGCGCGTTCAGGTTCCGCGATCCGCGCCGCTCCTCCCGTCGCCCGGGCTGA
- the recQ gene encoding DNA helicase RecQ, with product MAPDTVLDQPAALDTAREALRTTFGFADFRGKQAQVLERVLAGRSTLAVMPTGAGKSLTYQLPATMMEGTCVVVSPLIALMHDQLRSARANGIRAATLTSADADWRETLDAFRAGELDLLYVAPERASQPHFRELLNSARLALFAIDEAHCVSEWGHDFRPDYRQLRPLMDAFPDVPRLALTATADRHTRADILAQLGIPEDGLIVAGFDRPNIHYAIRGRDGAPAQIAGLMAQVPGPGIVYARSRKQVEQLADQLAAATGRTVLPYHAGLAPEVRAANQADFVASEDMVIVATIAFGMGIDKPDVRFVAHAGIPKSIEAYYQETGRAGRDGDPARATMFWSASDFAQARKWLSDTPEDRREGEAARLNALAALVETPGCRRAVLLRHFGEDPPDNCGNCDNCLEAPAVVDATQLARKLLSAAYRTGQSFGLGHLAKVLTGSADERVLSRGHDKLSVFGIVDAEDARLLPVVSRSLQARGALTANDHGGLALAGDARAILTGGKEVEIVLPPKKQRKSRKRRGDATPNPVGDPLFEALRDLRRDLAKEAQVPPYVVFSDASLREMAKMRPSDRAHFGEISGVGAKKLDAYADAFLAVIRRH from the coding sequence ATGGCCCCCGATACCGTGCTGGACCAACCCGCCGCGCTCGATACGGCGCGCGAGGCGCTGCGTACGACATTCGGCTTTGCCGATTTTCGCGGCAAGCAGGCGCAGGTGCTGGAACGGGTGCTCGCTGGCCGTTCCACCCTGGCGGTAATGCCGACCGGGGCGGGCAAGTCGCTGACGTATCAGCTGCCTGCCACCATGATGGAGGGGACCTGCGTTGTCGTCTCCCCGCTGATCGCGCTGATGCATGACCAGCTGCGTTCGGCGCGTGCCAACGGTATTCGCGCGGCCACGCTGACCAGCGCCGATGCCGATTGGCGCGAGACGCTGGATGCGTTTCGCGCGGGCGAGCTGGACTTGCTCTATGTTGCGCCAGAACGCGCCAGCCAGCCGCATTTTCGCGAGTTGCTGAACTCTGCCCGGCTGGCCCTGTTCGCGATCGACGAAGCGCACTGCGTTTCCGAATGGGGCCATGATTTCCGCCCCGATTATCGCCAGCTGCGCCCGTTGATGGATGCATTTCCCGATGTGCCGCGGCTGGCGCTGACGGCTACGGCGGACCGGCATACGCGGGCCGATATACTGGCTCAGCTGGGCATTCCCGAAGATGGGTTGATCGTCGCCGGGTTCGACCGGCCCAATATCCATTACGCCATTCGGGGCCGCGACGGGGCGCCCGCCCAAATCGCCGGGCTGATGGCCCAGGTTCCGGGGCCGGGCATCGTCTATGCCCGCAGCCGCAAACAGGTGGAGCAGCTGGCCGACCAGCTCGCCGCCGCGACCGGGCGCACGGTGTTGCCCTATCATGCAGGGCTGGCGCCGGAAGTGCGCGCCGCCAACCAGGCCGATTTCGTGGCGAGCGAGGATATGGTGATCGTCGCCACCATCGCTTTCGGAATGGGGATCGACAAGCCAGATGTCCGCTTCGTGGCCCATGCCGGCATCCCCAAATCGATCGAGGCCTATTACCAGGAAACCGGCCGCGCGGGCCGCGATGGCGATCCGGCGCGCGCGACGATGTTCTGGTCCGCCAGCGATTTTGCGCAGGCGCGCAAATGGTTGTCCGACACTCCGGAGGATCGCCGCGAAGGGGAGGCCGCCCGGCTTAACGCACTCGCCGCATTGGTGGAAACTCCAGGTTGTCGCCGCGCCGTGCTGCTGCGCCATTTCGGCGAGGATCCGCCCGACAATTGCGGCAATTGCGACAATTGCCTGGAAGCGCCCGCCGTGGTGGATGCGACCCAGCTGGCGCGCAAATTGCTCAGCGCGGCCTATCGCACCGGGCAGAGCTTCGGCTTGGGCCATCTGGCCAAGGTGCTCACCGGATCGGCGGATGAGCGGGTGCTCTCGCGCGGTCACGACAAGCTCAGCGTCTTCGGAATCGTCGATGCCGAAGATGCGCGGCTGCTGCCGGTCGTCTCGCGGTCTTTGCAGGCACGCGGCGCACTGACGGCGAATGATCATGGCGGGCTGGCACTGGCGGGCGATGCGCGCGCCATATTGACCGGGGGGAAAGAGGTCGAAATCGTTCTGCCCCCGAAAAAACAGCGCAAGAGCCGCAAGCGGCGCGGTGATGCCACCCCCAACCCGGTCGGCGATCCGCTGTTCGAGGCGCTGCGCGATCTGCGCCGCGACCTGGCGAAAGAGGCACAGGTTCCGCCCTATGTCGTGTTCAGCGATGCCTCCTTGCGCGAAATGGCCAAGATGCGCCCGTCCGACCGCGCCCATTTCGGCGAGATCTCGGGCGTGGGGGCAAAGAAGCTGGATGCGTATGCCGACGCGTTTCTTGCGGTAATCCGGCGGCATTGA